In one window of Temnothorax longispinosus isolate EJ_2023e chromosome 11, Tlon_JGU_v1, whole genome shotgun sequence DNA:
- the Atpsyngamma gene encoding ATP synthase subunit gamma, mitochondrial, which translates to MLSNRMSTILRLAAQEQQWQQQRGMATLKAISMRLKSVKNIQKITQSMKMVSAAKYSRAERDLKQARPLGVGTKIFYEQAEIQAPPEEPKKLVVAVTSDRGLCGAVHSGISRNIRDRLLADPKERENTKIICIGDKSRAILQRLFASNILFVASEVGRKPPTFNDAAKIAVQIMNSGYSFGSGRIVYNRFKSVVSYAIDDLPLFDKNAVVTAPKLSVYDSLDEEVIQSYLEFSLASLLFYSMKEGACSEQSSRMTAMDNASKNAGEMIDKLTLTFNRTRQAVITRELIEIISGAAALE; encoded by the exons ATGCTTAGCAACCGTATGTCAACGATCTTGCGGCTGGCTGCACAGGAACAGCAATGGCAGCAACAGAGGGGGATGGCCACCCTTAAGGCGATCTCTATGCGTTTGAAGTCCGTCAAGAATATCCAAAAGATTACTCAGTCCATGAAGATGGTGTCGGCAGCTAAATACAGTCGAGCTGAGCGCGATTTGAAGCAGGCTCGTCCCCTCGGCGTCGGCACAAAGATATTCTACGAGCAGGCTGAGATCCAAGCGCCACCGGAGGAGCCGAAGAAGCTGGTTGTTGCCGTGACCAGCGATCGCGGTCTCTGCGGTGCTGTGCACTCTGGTATATCCCGTAATATTCGTGATCGATTATTGGCTGATCCTAAGGAACGTGAGAACACAAAGATCATATGCATCGGCGACAAGTCCCGGGCGATCCTCCAGCGGCTGTTCGCGAGCAACATACTCTTCGTCGCATCTGAGGTCGGCCGTAAACCACCGACATTCAACGATGCGGCCAAGATAGCTGTACAGATCATGAACAGTGG TTATTCCTTCGGCTCTGGACGCATAGTATACAACAGGTTCAAGTCCGTGGTATCGTACGCGATTGATGATCTACCGTTGTTCGATAAGAATGCGGTGGTTACCGCACCGAAGCTGTCGGTGTACGATTCACTTGACGAGGAAGTAATACAGAGCTATCTGGAATTCTCGCTCGCCTCGCTGTTGTTTTATTCGATGAAGGAAGGCGCTTGCAGCGAGCAGTCCAGCCGTATGACGGCCATGGACAACGCCAGCAAGAACGCCGGAGAGATGATCGACAAACTCACTCTCACGTTCAACCGCACTCGGCAGGCCGTGATCACCAGGGAACTGATCGAAATTATCTCCGGCGCCGCCGCTTTGGAGTAA
- the Nd-15 gene encoding NADH dehydrogenase [ubiquinone] iron-sulfur protein 5 codes for MINHDNIVYMRYGAPLLKGPFTDLFLHIRNLQCVKECAPYEVQYMDCMEAYGYHRGKEKCRLILEDMYECVMKIKRGRRVKLMNEERTRRLFAGEKREDVFEPTPPLDLY; via the coding sequence ATGATAAACCACGATAATATCGTTTACATGAGATACGGCGCGCCCTTGTTGAAGGGACCCTTTACAGATCTCTTCCTCCATATACGCAATCTTCAGTGCGTCAAAGAGTGCGCGCCCTACGAGGTGCAGTACATGGATTGCATGGAGGCATACGGCTATCACAGGGGCAAGGAGAAGTGCAGATTGATACTCGAGGACATGTACGAATGCGTGATGAAAATAAAGAGAGGTCGGCGCGTCAAACTGATGAACGAAGAGCGAACCCGTCGGTTGTTTGCCGGCGAAAAGCGTGAGGACGTGTTCGAGCCAACTCCGCCGCTCGATCTGTATTAA
- the Ctu2 gene encoding cytoplasmic tRNA 2-thiolation protein 2: MCSVNDCRFDDNDDEITKNKGKDSLADVTLCRKCKCENADVLLIGQSGYCKTCFLIVTNHKFRAALGKSKIIRHGDSILVDHSGELNSTVLLHLIKAGMSESAHKRLIFKTVVLYIDDSTAERTSEERDMLRHRITEETKASGFDGYAVSMSQVLNEEDTLDIKPMDKEINYENDNRLRAILASLSDDTSRTDLADQLRRRLLLSAARKLHCNKIFVADSAMDIAAKVLGDVCLGRGAQLSTQANFCDARCADIKILKPMRDFAQQELVYYSEHHEINSVKSMEPPSAPATSIQGLARNFTTGLESQFSGTISTVFRTADKISPKSNVQQSTEDNCALCEARLDYVSSGNEVTAMRAIEVSKFMSSKSVNASSPSNRENGESNCLVSRSDNEECCNDSGECGCKNDMKRQVTAEDVWRYLCYSCRRIFRSSEILRTLPAPLLFAVQQRIAFKSMREKISDFLL; the protein is encoded by the exons ATGTGTTCGGTAAATGATTGCAGGTTTGATGATAACGATGATGAAATAACTAAAAACAAAGGGAAAGATTCACTGGC aGATGTGACACTATGCAGAAAATGCAAATGTGAGAACGCTGACGTTTTATTAATCGGCCAAAGCGGTTATTGCAAGACTTGTTTCCTGATTGTTACGAATCACAAGTTCAGAGCGGCGCTTGGTAAATCCAAGATTATTCGCCATGGCGATTCGATACTGGTCGATCACTCAGGGGAATTAAACTCCACCGTGCTCTTACATCTCATTAAAGCTGGCATGAGTGAATCTGCTCACAAGAGACTCATCTTCAAGACAGTAGTTTTGTATATAGACG ACAGCACTGCGGAAAGAACAAGTGAGGAAAGGGACATGCTGCGACACAGAATCACTGAGGAAACAAAGGCTTCTGGATTTGACGGTTATGCCGTATCAATGAGTCAGGTTTTAAACGAAGAGGATACCTTGGACATAAAACCGATGGACAAAGAGATAAACTATGAAAATGATAATCGGCTGCGCGCGATATTGGCCAGTTTATCGGACGATACCTCAAGGACGGATCTTGCCGATCAGCTACGTCGTAGGCTGCTCCTGTCGGCAGCTCGAAAACTTCATTGCAACAAGATATTTGTAGCCGACTCCGCAATGGACATCGCCGCGAAGGTGCTCGGAGACGTATGCCTAGGACGAGGCGCGCAACTCTCCACCCAGGCAAACTTCTGCGACGCTCGGTGTGCCGACATCAAGATACTTAAACCGATGAGAGACTTCGCACAGCAGGAATTGGTGTACTATTCGGAACACCACGAGATAAATTCTGTTAAATCAATGGAACCCCCAAGCGCACCGGCAACTTCCATACAGGGATTAGCGCGGAATTTCACGACGGGGCTGGAATCTCAATTCTCCGGCACGATATCCACCGTGTTCCGTACAGCCGATAAAATAAGCCCAAAGAGTAACGTACAGCAAAGTACAGAGGATAATTGTGCGCTCTGCGAAGCGAGATTGGACTACGTGTCTTCTGGCAATGAAGTGACTGCCATGAGGGCAATTGAGGTTTCCAAATTTATGTCTTCCAAATCGGTTAATGCAAGTTCTCCCAGTAATCGAGAAAACGGAGAATCGAATTGCCTCGTTTCGCGGTCGGACAACGAAGAATGCTGTAATGACAGTGGCGAGTGTGGTTGTAAGAACGATATGAAGAGACAAGTAACCGCGGAAGACGTTTGGAGATATCTCTGTTACAGTTGCAGACGGATATTTCGAAGCTCAGAGATTTTACGCACCTTGCCAGCGCCGTTATTGTTCGCCGTCCAACAAAGAATAGCTTTCAAGAGTATGAGAGAGAAAATCAGTGACTTTTTATTATGA
- the LOC139822505 gene encoding piggyBac transposable element-derived protein 4-like isoform X1 — MATEGIHIIWFQEETSDNETKNFSEDDDDCSDIEPQLSEHFKSDPLSDSAPDNEDNIRESQTFVGKDNTTIWTTNEANIQGQSASKNITNLPGTTGPARSCSTPIECWDTFFTTNMIDSIVECTNVQLSHFQTIYKGNECRHTTSIEIRALLGILYMTGIFKRCHLSIDDLWTKDSLAPPFFRIAMSKKRFQLLIRALRFDNAYNRDTWKKSDKLAPMREVFEMFTKNCRNSCIPSEYLTIDEMFEAFRGKCSFKQYVPNISSKCGIKIFILSDARTFYTINMEIYAGEQPESSCQAVNKPNAIVKRLIESVQVSGRNITFNNWFVSIPLAQDLLKKQITVVGALRKNKRQIPPEFTSTNKRAINSSLFAFTKDMTLVSYVPKRERNILLLSTMRSNANIDVKSGNLRRPEIISFYNATKGGVNKLKMEYSVARTSRRWPLTIFFTLLNIAGINGQIIYKSNTNVTMPRQKFLKIIARDLVLPFVQQRLHCDTLSIELKTLMTNFVQVTSEPTKVENTRETGKCFYCPKHKNRKTKVSCNKCHKLICGEHKISICIVCNLKEDESVRRCFYKL; from the exons ATGGCAACAGAAggaatacatataatatggttTCAAGAAGAAACATCGGATAATGAGACAAAGAACTTCAGTGAGGATGATGATGACTGTTCTGACATTGAGCCACAATTGTCAGAACATTTTAAAAGTGATCCATTATCGGATTCTGCACCTGATAACGAagataatataagagaaagtCAGACTTTCGTGGGAAAAGATAACACGACGATTTGGACTACTAATGAAGCGAATATTCAAGGGCAAAGTGCatccaaaaatattactaatttgcCGGGCACCACAGGACCAGCAAGAAGCTGTTCAACACCTATAGAATGTTGGGATACGTTCTTTACAACAAACATGATTGATAGTATTGTAGAATGTACAAATGTGCAATTAAGTCATTTCCAAACTATTTATAAAGGTAATGAATGTAGACATACGACGAGTATTGAAATTCGGGCTCTTTTAGGAATTTTGTACATGACAGGTATATTTAAACGATGTCACTTGAGTATTGATGATCTTTGGACAAAGGATTCTTTAGCGCCTCCGTTTTTTCGTATTGCTATGTCAAAGAAAAGATTTCAATTGCTAATAAGAGCTCTTAGATTTGATAACGCTTACAACAGAGACACGTGGAAAAAAAGCGATAAATTAGCCCCAATGCGCGAAGTGTTCGAAATGTTCactaaaaattgtagaaattcaTGTATTCCGAGTGAATACCTCACCATCGACGAAATGTTTGAAGCATTTAGAGGCAAATGTAGTTTCAAACAATATGTTCCAAATATATCTAGCAAATGTGGTATAAAGATTTTCATTTTATCAGACGCTCGCacgttttatacaataaatatggAAATTTACGCAGGGGAACAACCTGAAAGTTCTTGTCAAGCAGTAAACAAACCTAATGCCATTGTTAAAAGACTTATTGAATCCGTTCAAGTTTCTGGAAGAAATATCACTTTTAATAATTGGTTCGTATCGATTCCGCTCGCGCAAGATTTATTGAAGAAGCAAATTACGGTGGTTGGggcattaagaaaaaataaacgacAAATTCCACCGGAATTTACAAGCACGAATAAGAGAGCAATTAACAGCTCGTTGTTTGCCTTTACAAAAGATATGACTTTAGTCTCATATGTtccaaagagagagagaaatatccTGTTACTGTCAACCATGCGCAGTAATGCAAATATTGATGTCAAGAGTGGCAACTTACGTAGACCAgaaatcatttctttttataatgcGACGAAAGGaggtgttaataaattaaaaatggaataCAGCGTAGCTCGAACTAGTCGCAGGTGGCCACTCACCATCTTTTTcacgttattaaatattgctgGGATTAACGGCCAGATTATTTACAAAAGTAATACAAACGTTACAATGCctagacaaaaatttttaaaaattattgcacgCGATTTAGTCCTACCATTTGTACAGCAGAGATTGCATTGTGATACTTTAtcaatagaattaaaaacattaatgaCCAATTTCGTACAAGTAACCAGCGAACCAACGAAAGTAGAGAATACTCGTGAAACAGGGAAATGCTTTTATTGTCCAAAACACAAAAATCGGAAAACAAAAGTGTCTTGTAATAAATGTCACAAGCTAATTTGCGGGGAACACAAAATTAGCATTTGCattgtatgtaatttaaaagaagatgAGA GTGTACGAAGATGTTTTTACAAGCTCTAG
- the LOC139822505 gene encoding piggyBac transposable element-derived protein 4-like isoform X2: MATEGIHIIWFQEETSDNETKNFSEDDDDCSDIEPQLSEHFKSDPLSDSAPDNEDNIRESQTFVGKDNTTIWTTNEANIQGQSASKNITNLPGTTGPARSCSTPIECWDTFFTTNMIDSIVECTNVQLSHFQTIYKGNECRHTTSIEIRALLGILYMTGIFKRCHLSIDDLWTKDSLAPPFFRIAMSKKRFQLLIRALRFDNAYNRDTWKKSDKLAPMREVFEMFTKNCRNSCIPSEYLTIDEMFEAFRGKCSFKQYVPNISSKCGIKIFILSDARTFYTINMEIYAGEQPESSCQAVNKPNAIVKRLIESVQVSGRNITFNNWFVSIPLAQDLLKKQITVVGALRKNKRQIPPEFTSTNKRAINSSLFAFTKDMTLVSYVPKRERNILLLSTMRSNANIDVKSGNLRRPEIISFYNATKGGVNKLKMEYSVARTSRRWPLTIFFTLLNIAGINGQIIYKSNTNVTMPRQKFLKIIARDLVLPFVQQRLHCDTLSIELKTLMTNFVQVTSEPTKVENTRETGKCFYCPKHKNRKTKVSCNKCHKLICGEHKISICIVCNLKEDESE; encoded by the coding sequence ATGGCAACAGAAggaatacatataatatggttTCAAGAAGAAACATCGGATAATGAGACAAAGAACTTCAGTGAGGATGATGATGACTGTTCTGACATTGAGCCACAATTGTCAGAACATTTTAAAAGTGATCCATTATCGGATTCTGCACCTGATAACGAagataatataagagaaagtCAGACTTTCGTGGGAAAAGATAACACGACGATTTGGACTACTAATGAAGCGAATATTCAAGGGCAAAGTGCatccaaaaatattactaatttgcCGGGCACCACAGGACCAGCAAGAAGCTGTTCAACACCTATAGAATGTTGGGATACGTTCTTTACAACAAACATGATTGATAGTATTGTAGAATGTACAAATGTGCAATTAAGTCATTTCCAAACTATTTATAAAGGTAATGAATGTAGACATACGACGAGTATTGAAATTCGGGCTCTTTTAGGAATTTTGTACATGACAGGTATATTTAAACGATGTCACTTGAGTATTGATGATCTTTGGACAAAGGATTCTTTAGCGCCTCCGTTTTTTCGTATTGCTATGTCAAAGAAAAGATTTCAATTGCTAATAAGAGCTCTTAGATTTGATAACGCTTACAACAGAGACACGTGGAAAAAAAGCGATAAATTAGCCCCAATGCGCGAAGTGTTCGAAATGTTCactaaaaattgtagaaattcaTGTATTCCGAGTGAATACCTCACCATCGACGAAATGTTTGAAGCATTTAGAGGCAAATGTAGTTTCAAACAATATGTTCCAAATATATCTAGCAAATGTGGTATAAAGATTTTCATTTTATCAGACGCTCGCacgttttatacaataaatatggAAATTTACGCAGGGGAACAACCTGAAAGTTCTTGTCAAGCAGTAAACAAACCTAATGCCATTGTTAAAAGACTTATTGAATCCGTTCAAGTTTCTGGAAGAAATATCACTTTTAATAATTGGTTCGTATCGATTCCGCTCGCGCAAGATTTATTGAAGAAGCAAATTACGGTGGTTGGggcattaagaaaaaataaacgacAAATTCCACCGGAATTTACAAGCACGAATAAGAGAGCAATTAACAGCTCGTTGTTTGCCTTTACAAAAGATATGACTTTAGTCTCATATGTtccaaagagagagagaaatatccTGTTACTGTCAACCATGCGCAGTAATGCAAATATTGATGTCAAGAGTGGCAACTTACGTAGACCAgaaatcatttctttttataatgcGACGAAAGGaggtgttaataaattaaaaatggaataCAGCGTAGCTCGAACTAGTCGCAGGTGGCCACTCACCATCTTTTTcacgttattaaatattgctgGGATTAACGGCCAGATTATTTACAAAAGTAATACAAACGTTACAATGCctagacaaaaatttttaaaaattattgcacgCGATTTAGTCCTACCATTTGTACAGCAGAGATTGCATTGTGATACTTTAtcaatagaattaaaaacattaatgaCCAATTTCGTACAAGTAACCAGCGAACCAACGAAAGTAGAGAATACTCGTGAAACAGGGAAATGCTTTTATTGTCCAAAACACAAAAATCGGAAAACAAAAGTGTCTTGTAATAAATGTCACAAGCTAATTTGCGGGGAACACAAAATTAGCATTTGCattgtatgtaatttaaaagaagatgAGAGTGAGTAA